CCCAGTCTCTCCCTTCAGCACGCCTACTTCCTCACCGCTCCCGCTCCCTCCCAACTGtaacctccctctcccctcccatccatctcccctcccacccatcacccctctccctcccacccatctccctctcccctcacaccccatctcccctctcccccaccatcttccctccccctcccatccatctcccctccccctccatctcccctccccctcccagcccatcacccctccccctcccacccatcacccctctccctctcccctcacaccccatctcccctccccctcccatccatctcccctccccctcccacccatcacccctctccctcccatccatctcccctcccacccccaccatctccctcccatccatctccCCTCCCAGCCCAccccatctcccctctccctcccagcccatcacccctctccctcccacccatctccactcccctctcacccatctccactcccctccatctccccttcccctactGCATCTCCCCaacttccccctcccttcccatccCATCTCCCAagttccccctcccaccccatctCCCCGTTCTTCTCCCCTCCCATCTCCCCGTTCCTCTCCCTCCCACCAGCCCCACCTATATGCCCCCTCAAAATCCATCTCTGCGCCTCTTGAACTCCATCTCTCTACCTCCCAAAATCTCCATCTCTCTACCTCCCAAAATCTCCATCTCTCTGACCCCCTCAAACTCCCACTCTCTGAACCCTCAaactccctctctctgccccctgaaCCTCCCAGAATGCTGCTGAACTTCCCTTTCTCtgcccccaaaccccctccctctGCTTCCGAACCTCTTTCCCTCTGTCCCCAAACCTCCCTCCACCTGCCCCCGAtcttccctctgcccctcgaaccACTCTCTCTGCCCTCCGatcctccctctctctgcccctcgaATCACCCTCTCTGCCCTCCGAACCTCCCTCTCTCTGCACCccgaccctccctctctctgcacCCCGACCCTCCCTCTTTCGGCACCCCTAACCTCCCtcactctgtgccctctcccCCAGGTGAAGGACTGTCTGACTATTGAGGCAGAGGCTCAGATCGGCAGCAAGTTGGATTCCAACGCCAAGTACCGGCACTGCAAGGAGGCACAGAACAAGGCTGAGGGGCGAATGTCCTTCCACCAGACTTACAACGACCGCCTGACCGTGGTGCAAGGGGGCCTCCTGTCAAAGGGGGCCGACCTCCTCTTTGGGGGGGATGAGGGAGGGAGCTCCAACCACTTCAAAGCCTGGGTCAGCTCCCTGTCCTCCCACCCGGGCGTCACCTACCGCACCCTGGAGCCGTTGCACCTTCTGCTGTCTCGGCGGGACCCCCGCCGGGCGCACCTGCACCGTGCCATCAGCCAGTACATCGTGGAAGGGGCATCGGAGGGGCATGCTGCCAACTGCTCATCCAAGGGCTGCCCCAGGGGTGGCACCCGGCCCAGCTCGGCCCGAGGTTCCTGTTCCTGCCGCTGCTCTGATGACCCTTGGGTGAACGGTCAGTGCTGCCCCAAGAAGAAGGGCTGGGGACGGCTGGAGGTGAAGGTGATACGCTGCCGGGACCTCTGGGGCGACTACACGTCAGGGACGGACGCCTACGTGCGAGTTAGCTGCGGCCCGGGGCTGAAGGCCAGCACGGCGGCCATCGCCAATAACAACCACCCAGTCTGGGACGTTTGGCTGAACCTGGAAGAGGTGCAGCTGGGGTCGGGCGCCCGCTTGCGGCTGGAGGTCTGGGACCAGGACTGGGGGCTGGACCGCGATGACCTTCTGGGAGCCTGCGAGATCCCGCTGGTGGCCGGGCCCAGCCGAGTCGACCTCTGCTACCTGAACCACGGCAGCCTGAGCTACGAGCTGCGGCTCACCTGTGGGCCTCACCTGGGCGGGGATGACTGCCGTGAGTACCAGTCCCTGCCAGGGAGCTGAGCTGACAGCGGGGACAAGTGTGGCGGGTGGACCGGCCTGGACCAGGGGCTGAGGAGAGAGCTACTACAGCCCTCATGGACATAAATCGCTCTGCCTAGCTGCAACCTCTGACCTCTGACCCTGGCCgcagcaatctcctgcctcccctTTCCCTGCATCACCCTCCTTACACATTCCCTCATTACCTCCTCTCCTTCCCACTCCCCCCCGCCTCCTACATCACAGCTTTACTCTCCTAGCCCTTCTCACCATCCCTCCTACAACCTCTCTCCCTATTCACctgcacccctccctctctcccttcctccctccttgTTTTACCCTCCCCATCCTCCTATCTCACTGACCCTCCCACGGTGCTCACTCCCCtgtcttaaactccttcctctcttcACTCctgtctcccctcctcccccctccacctcctcTCCAATGGCATTCCCTCGTCACTCACTCTTTCGTCTATTGCCCCTCCCTGCTCACCACCCCTCACATGAAAATCCCTCCCCTCACTCCTCTATCCCTGCCCTCCCCACAGTACTGCCTCAGACCCCCTCTGtcccttcctccccaccctcttaTCACTCCCCCCATCCTCTCTTTCCCCATGCCTCCCTCCTCGCTGCCTCCTCTCTTGTgacactctctccccctcacttgcTCTCTAAAATTGTTCCCTGCTCACATCCCCTTCCCACCACTGCTGCTCCCAATCTGCCCTCCTCCTGCTTGGGTGAAGACTTGGTTAATTTATAAGCTGTTGTTGCGCTGTACAAATTGCCCGGATGTTGCAGTGTTTTCCAACCGATGGACTTTGACTGAGTAAAATGATTGTCACGCAGAGTATCTGCCCGAGTTTTATTGAGTGTGCGAAGTCTGTGTCCTGGAGGTTTATTCCAGGATCATTCCCATGTTGCGGGAATCTGTCCCGGGGATTTATTGGTTTTGGAATTGTTTATTACTGTCACGTGCACCCAGATACAATGGAAAGTTTTCTTACCTACCATTCACACAAGTCAAATCATTGCTCATTGCACTgggctagaataaggtaaaatattaacaatgcagaataaagtgtaaaatcgACCAAAAAGGTGCAGCGCAGGGCAGATACCAACGTGTAAGATGACAGCAAGCTAAgttgtaaggtcaagagtccaacttgCCATCCAAGAGGATAGAagcttttaggcttttgtatcttctgggatgattctgggaaagttgacgagagtaaagcagtggatgttgtttatatggacttcagtaaggcctttgacaaggttccacatggaaggttagttaggaaggttcaatcattaggtattaatattgaagtagtaaaatggattcaatagtggctgatgggagataccagagagtagtggtggataaccgtttgtcaggttggaggctggtgactagtggtgtgcctcagggatctgtactgggtccaatgctgtttgtcatatacattaatgatttggatgatggggtggtaattggattagtaagtatgcaggtgatactaaggtaggtggtgttgtggataatgaagtaggttttcaaagcttgcagagagatttaagccagttagaagagtgggcttgaacgatggcagatggagtttaatgctgataagtgtgaggtggtacattttggtaggaataatcaaaataggacatacattgtaaatggtagggcattgaggaatgcagtagaacagagtgatctaggaataatggtgcatagttccctgaaggtggaatctcatgtggatagggtggtgaagaaagcttttggtatgctggcctttataaatcagagcattgagtataggagttgggatgtaatgttaaaattgtacaaggcattggtaaggccgaatttggagtattgtgtacagttctggtcaccgaattataggaaagatgtcaacaaaatagagagagtacagaggagatttactagaatgttacctgggtttcagcacctaagttacagagaaaggtttaaacaagttaggtctttattctttggaggttgagggacttgatagaggtatttaaaataatgagggggatagatagagttgacgtggataagctttttccattgagagtagggagattcaaacaagagggcacgagctgagagttaaggggcaaaagtttaggggtaacacgagggggaacttctttactcagagagtggtagctgtatggaacgagcttccagtagaagtggtagaggcaggttcgattttgtcatttaaaaaaaataattggataggtatatggacaggaaaggaatggagggttatgggctgagtgcag
This region of Hemitrygon akajei chromosome 31, sHemAka1.3, whole genome shotgun sequence genomic DNA includes:
- the LOC140719151 gene encoding LOW QUALITY PROTEIN: perforin-1-like (The sequence of the model RefSeq protein was modified relative to this genomic sequence to represent the inferred CDS: deleted 1 base in 1 codon), which gives rise to MGSPLPALLLILLLGTPSCGAICNVATPNECRQKKPVPGMELLGEGFDVVLLRGTGAWAVDTRSWQRRGSCTVCHNAHLKGEVQRLPRAVAHWVTETDCNFRLQSTVYDSAEELSASQSAGVDSSWSVGLDVKPRPNSAVRMTVAGERSEMASFGRKREATDRYSFSSQAMVCRLYRARLGTQPPLHPHFIQEIRRLPRRWDGRWDNGHGEGSGPGFFYRRFLRTFGTHYVHAVTLGGLFRDITALRTCQVAAEGQTAEEVKDCLTIEAEAQIGSKLDSNAKYRHCKEAQNKAEGRMSFHQTYNDRLTVVQGGLLSKGADLLFGGDEGGSSNHFKAWVSSLSSHPGVTYRTLEPLHLLLSRRDPRRAHLHRAISQYIVEGASEGHAANCSSKGCPRGGTRPSSARGSCSCRCSDDPWVNGQCCPKKKGWGRLEVKVIRCRDLWGDYTSGTDAYVRVSCGPGLKASTAAIANNNHPVWDVWLNLEEVQLGSGARLRLEVWDQDWGLDRDDLLGACEIPLVAGPSRVDLCYLNHGSLSYELRLTCGPHLGGDDCREYQSLPGS